One window of the Brevundimonas goettingensis genome contains the following:
- a CDS encoding helix-turn-helix domain-containing protein — translation MQTVPFARALVRRGVKASVARAVAERLLTGRSAHLEIPRYDGAPLIQELRNLGVGAKRPLPASGRKLARTRKGLNLSQEQFANSVGLEVRTLQNWEQKRDEVFDGPTALLIKILELYPEVAQQVAADDPSSGPDVQSAA, via the coding sequence ATGCAGACGGTGCCGTTCGCGCGCGCCCTTGTGCGACGCGGCGTCAAGGCCAGCGTCGCGCGCGCTGTCGCCGAGCGGCTCCTGACGGGCCGCTCGGCGCATCTGGAGATTCCACGATACGACGGCGCCCCGTTGATCCAGGAGCTGCGAAACCTGGGGGTGGGTGCGAAACGGCCGTTGCCCGCCAGTGGCCGCAAGCTGGCGCGGACACGCAAGGGCCTCAACCTCAGCCAGGAACAGTTCGCCAACTCCGTAGGCCTTGAAGTGCGAACGCTGCAGAACTGGGAGCAGAAGCGGGACGAGGTCTTCGATGGACCGACGGCGCTGCTGATCAAGATCCTCGAGCTCTATCCTGAGGTGGCCCAACAGGTCGCCGCCGACGATCCGTCCAGCGGGCCAGACGTTCAATCCGCAGCGTGA
- a CDS encoding low affinity iron permease family protein — protein MRDRLHHLMTTAVNALGHPASLVVLLIAALVWRRIEPDSFDLHAVATLVAIAMTLIIQRGQNRDTAALQAKLDELILATEGARNEMAGLDEETADDIEEIKRTS, from the coding sequence ATGCGTGATCGCCTGCACCACCTCATGACCACCGCCGTCAACGCCCTGGGCCATCCGGCCAGCCTGGTCGTGTTGCTGATTGCGGCGCTCGTCTGGCGGCGCATCGAACCCGACAGCTTCGACCTCCACGCCGTGGCGACGCTGGTGGCGATCGCCATGACCCTCATCATCCAGAGGGGCCAGAACCGCGACACCGCGGCGCTTCAGGCCAAGCTCGATGAACTGATCCTGGCCACGGAAGGGGCGCGCAATGAGATGGCGGGCCTGGACGAGGAGACCGCGGACGACATCGAGGAGATCAAGCGAACCTCCTGA
- a CDS encoding UrcA family protein has translation MRPVAIACGLLLAACSTTALARTAAEPQARFRYGDLNLREAGDRQILVARVDHAAADFCRRHSAVVTPYHRRNDPRYCVASIRVQLMWAMPIPVRQAYDSGWERRPVGRFATPGAHRPSPGPTAVPSMINGDNGDAPE, from the coding sequence ATGCGACCTGTCGCCATCGCTTGCGGGCTGCTGCTTGCCGCCTGCTCCACGACCGCTCTCGCCCGTACCGCTGCCGAGCCTCAGGCCCGGTTTCGCTATGGCGACCTGAACCTGCGTGAAGCCGGCGATCGTCAGATCCTGGTGGCCCGCGTCGATCACGCCGCGGCCGACTTTTGCCGCAGACACAGCGCTGTCGTCACCCCCTACCATCGGCGCAATGACCCGCGCTATTGCGTGGCCAGTATTCGGGTCCAGTTGATGTGGGCCATGCCGATCCCGGTGCGCCAGGCCTATGACAGCGGCTGGGAACGTCGGCCTGTCGGGCGCTTTGCGACGCCAGGCGCTCACCGTCCGTCGCCGGGTCCGACGGCGGTCCCTTCGATGATCAACGGCGACAACGGCGATGCTCCAGAGTGA
- a CDS encoding VOC family protein → MAEAPGHVTGIGGVFVKSKDPAALADWYREALGVDVAAWGGAVLRYTEASHPPAVSWMAVPETSDHMAPSTREFMINLTVDDMDAMVERLRSADVPILDRNDDDAFGRFVWIQDPDGTKIELWQPR, encoded by the coding sequence ATGGCTGAGGCTCCTGGTCATGTGACGGGCATTGGCGGCGTGTTCGTTAAGAGCAAGGACCCGGCGGCGCTCGCGGACTGGTACCGCGAAGCCTTGGGCGTCGATGTTGCCGCATGGGGAGGCGCGGTGCTGCGCTACACCGAGGCCAGCCATCCTCCGGCCGTCTCCTGGATGGCCGTGCCCGAGACGAGCGACCACATGGCCCCGTCGACGCGCGAGTTCATGATCAACCTCACCGTCGACGATATGGACGCCATGGTCGAACGGCTCCGCTCAGCGGACGTGCCGATCCTCGACCGGAATGATGACGACGCTTTCGGAAGGTTTGTATGGATCCAGGATCCCGACGGGACGAAAATCGAGTTGTGGCAGCCCCGCTGA
- a CDS encoding helix-turn-helix domain-containing protein, with protein MSNKRYALDRYVLDTLMRDLVGHDRKASAFLVYLALWAASEDGVPRLSHAQLAERTGLSKRSAQEAVRHLLARNLLQATRPGPTEVTRYEVLSPWKGHLVNRSNEG; from the coding sequence ATGAGCAACAAGCGATATGCCCTGGATCGATATGTCCTCGATACGCTCATGCGCGACCTCGTGGGCCATGATCGCAAGGCGTCCGCTTTTCTCGTCTACCTCGCCTTGTGGGCCGCGTCGGAAGACGGGGTTCCTCGGCTCAGCCATGCGCAACTCGCCGAGAGAACCGGGCTCTCCAAACGGAGCGCCCAGGAAGCTGTGCGGCACCTCCTTGCCAGGAACCTCCTGCAGGCGACCCGACCCGGTCCCACCGAGGTGACGCGCTACGAAGTCCTGAGTCCTTGGAAGGGACATCTCGTGAACCGCTCGAACGAAGGGTGA
- a CDS encoding VOC family protein, giving the protein MIRKLNYVGIPTRDQDLALSFWTEVMGFIIATDRPVEDRRWIELTIPGAQTGLLLFTPTGQEDRVGTFFNGSFGCENVHHEYDRLRAKGVKFLGPPVSKPFPHVYFQDPDGNTFFLSSR; this is encoded by the coding sequence GTGATCCGAAAACTCAACTACGTCGGCATCCCGACCCGTGATCAGGATCTCGCGCTGTCCTTCTGGACGGAGGTCATGGGCTTCATCATCGCAACCGATCGTCCGGTCGAAGACAGGCGCTGGATCGAACTGACCATCCCGGGCGCACAGACCGGGCTGCTGCTCTTCACGCCGACCGGTCAGGAAGACAGGGTCGGCACCTTTTTCAACGGATCGTTCGGATGTGAGAATGTCCATCACGAGTACGACCGCCTTAGAGCGAAGGGCGTGAAGTTCCTGGGCCCACCCGTCTCGAAGCCCTTTCCGCACGTCTATTTTCAGGACCCGGACGGGAACACATTCTTCCTGTCCAGCCGATGA
- a CDS encoding TorF family putative porin gives MLKPLSASLFLLGATPVLAGSPPSSPEGTATPTVATAWRVEGTAGVVSDYRFRGYSLSGGEPAVQAGLTLTHVSGFYVDVYSSSIEDYGVDSDGNGAEVELTGSLGWRGQASGIDVEASVAAYRYPGGEAVDYVEIPVQAGRSFLAFTVTAGLAYAPAQRALGDADNLYEWIAVDYAPGGWPVSLSGRVGRERGAFAEDGKWDWEAGLSKDLGVATMGLSWTDSDRTQGAWVASLFLSF, from the coding sequence ATGCTGAAACCGCTGTCCGCTAGCCTTTTCCTTCTTGGCGCGACCCCGGTCCTCGCCGGAAGCCCGCCGTCTTCGCCCGAAGGAACGGCGACGCCAACAGTCGCCACGGCGTGGCGCGTCGAGGGGACGGCGGGCGTTGTCAGCGACTATCGGTTCAGAGGTTATTCGCTCTCTGGCGGCGAGCCGGCGGTCCAGGCGGGCCTCACCCTGACCCATGTGTCGGGCTTCTATGTGGACGTCTACAGCTCCTCGATTGAGGACTACGGTGTGGATTCCGACGGCAATGGAGCCGAAGTCGAACTGACCGGGTCGCTCGGGTGGCGTGGCCAGGCCTCTGGAATTGACGTCGAGGCCTCGGTCGCGGCCTACCGTTATCCTGGCGGAGAAGCGGTCGACTATGTTGAAATCCCTGTTCAGGCTGGACGGAGTTTCCTGGCCTTCACGGTTACGGCGGGACTGGCCTATGCCCCGGCCCAGAGGGCCCTGGGCGACGCGGACAATCTCTACGAATGGATCGCGGTCGATTACGCGCCCGGGGGCTGGCCCGTCAGCCTCAGCGGACGGGTGGGCCGTGAACGCGGGGCTTTCGCCGAAGACGGGAAGTGGGACTGGGAGGCAGGCCTGAGCAAGGATCTCGGCGTGGCGACCATGGGGCTGTCGTGGACGGACAGCGATCGCACCCAGGGCGCCTGGGTAGCTTCGCTCTTCCTCAGCTTCTGA
- a CDS encoding hybrid sensor histidine kinase/response regulator, whose product MSGANELTRARLVRLLMMGAIAVAAVLLAVFGMVAYSATVLDRIGLETQTRLTERRIETRLKGLDADVLSATVWNEAYERTLAGDQAWMQANYGDYYADYMHHQVTLAFDGRGRAIYASRDSEAVAPGAERALALAVQPLVNAVRSQAPRKGPREPGARYGLDSVVHRTAIVLVDREPYMVAVSTVVPEDSAHARAGARDPVVISGLPARAFIASLGQDLMLEGVHLAGAGARGPGGQMALRDPADRVLGTVVWTPAKPSAVMLSRAAPALSALMALVLIASALGVARARQLIRKLARHEAALAHSLGEAEAANAAKSQFLANMSHELRTPLNGVIAMSELLHAYQGDDRGRQMARTIVSSAQVLQSVVNDILDVARIEAGQVQLELAPFDLSETLRAVGDLHGAAAATKGVELTVVIHPSAAGLYSGDRTRVTQIVSNLVGNAVKFTEAGHVTLRARRRASGSLCLSVSDTGIGFDRATAARLFQRFEQADLSTSRRFGGSGLGLSICDSLATLMGGTVKVRSQPGRGSTFLVRLPLARIGDAAEMQAPSASAELAQEPAGALRVLCADDHEVNRQVITMILEPLGVDLTLAENGAEALELFRSEHFDIVLMDVQMPEMDGLTATRALRAHETTTGLGRTPVISLTANAMPDDVRRSLEAGSDLHLAKPIRPAALLDAIVRLTDPAGVSDDVAA is encoded by the coding sequence ATGTCCGGCGCAAACGAGCTAACCCGCGCACGTCTTGTGCGATTGCTGATGATGGGCGCCATCGCCGTGGCGGCCGTTCTCCTCGCCGTGTTCGGGATGGTGGCCTATTCGGCCACGGTTCTCGACCGGATCGGGCTGGAGACACAGACCCGCCTGACGGAGCGGCGGATCGAAACCCGACTGAAGGGGCTGGACGCAGACGTCTTGTCGGCCACGGTGTGGAACGAAGCCTATGAGCGCACCTTGGCCGGCGACCAGGCCTGGATGCAGGCCAACTACGGCGACTACTACGCGGACTATATGCACCATCAGGTGACCCTCGCGTTCGATGGGCGGGGACGAGCCATCTATGCATCTCGTGACAGCGAAGCGGTCGCGCCCGGGGCGGAGAGAGCGTTGGCGCTCGCAGTCCAGCCCCTGGTCAACGCGGTTCGGAGTCAGGCGCCCAGAAAGGGTCCCCGCGAGCCCGGGGCCCGCTACGGCCTGGATTCCGTCGTGCACCGGACCGCCATCGTCCTTGTCGATCGCGAGCCTTATATGGTCGCCGTTTCGACGGTCGTGCCCGAGGATTCCGCGCACGCGCGCGCAGGGGCCCGGGATCCGGTCGTGATCAGCGGCCTGCCGGCGCGAGCTTTCATAGCGTCTCTCGGCCAGGACCTCATGCTGGAAGGGGTGCATCTGGCAGGAGCGGGTGCTCGAGGTCCGGGCGGGCAGATGGCGCTGCGCGATCCGGCGGATCGTGTGCTCGGGACGGTCGTCTGGACGCCCGCGAAGCCCAGTGCCGTCATGCTGTCCCGGGCGGCGCCGGCCTTGTCCGCCCTGATGGCGCTCGTGCTGATCGCTTCCGCGCTCGGCGTCGCCAGAGCACGGCAATTGATCCGTAAACTCGCACGCCATGAGGCGGCGCTGGCCCACAGCCTCGGGGAGGCCGAGGCGGCGAACGCGGCAAAATCCCAGTTTCTCGCCAATATGAGCCATGAGCTTCGCACGCCGTTGAATGGCGTCATCGCCATGAGCGAACTCCTGCACGCGTATCAGGGCGACGACCGCGGACGGCAAATGGCCCGCACCATCGTCAGTTCGGCCCAGGTTCTCCAGAGCGTCGTAAACGACATTCTCGACGTCGCCCGCATCGAGGCGGGACAGGTCCAGCTGGAGCTCGCCCCCTTCGACCTCTCCGAGACCCTGCGGGCCGTCGGAGACCTGCACGGCGCCGCGGCCGCGACCAAGGGTGTCGAACTGACGGTCGTCATCCACCCCTCCGCCGCAGGTCTGTATTCCGGAGACCGGACGCGGGTCACCCAGATCGTGTCCAACCTCGTCGGGAATGCGGTCAAATTCACCGAAGCCGGACATGTGACGCTGAGGGCCCGACGCAGGGCGTCGGGAAGTCTTTGTCTCAGCGTCAGTGACACCGGGATCGGCTTCGACCGGGCGACGGCGGCGCGCCTGTTTCAGCGTTTCGAGCAGGCGGACCTCTCCACAAGTCGGCGTTTCGGGGGCTCAGGGCTCGGATTGTCGATCTGCGATTCTCTCGCCACATTGATGGGCGGAACGGTCAAGGTCCGTTCGCAGCCCGGCCGAGGTTCGACTTTCCTTGTTCGCCTGCCGCTCGCCAGGATCGGCGACGCCGCCGAAATGCAAGCACCGAGCGCATCGGCCGAGCTCGCCCAGGAGCCGGCAGGCGCCCTGCGGGTGCTCTGCGCGGACGATCACGAGGTGAACCGCCAGGTTATCACGATGATCCTAGAGCCTTTGGGGGTCGATCTGACCCTGGCCGAGAATGGTGCGGAAGCCCTCGAGCTGTTCCGCAGCGAACATTTCGACATTGTTCTGATGGACGTGCAGATGCCCGAGATGGACGGGCTGACGGCGACGCGCGCGCTTCGCGCTCATGAAACAACCACCGGTCTGGGCCGGACGCCGGTGATCTCGCTTACGGCCAACGCCATGCCCGACGACGTCCGGCGCAGCCTCGAGGCCGGATCGGATCTCCATCTCGCCAAGCCGATCCGACCAGCCGCTCTGCTCGACGCCATCGTGCGGCTGACGGATCCCGCAGGCGTTTCCGATGACGTCGCCGCCTGA
- a CDS encoding DUF3182 family protein codes for MAALLRIPLIAQVETTDDVGPDILLVPRETIVEGPGPTMTFSATTLLGGLVPHPFVATKAITHGLVRPEATCPQGWSNAMADRLGDAALNGYTAFTAADAIEAGLRLLEAGPARVKDVNGKASLGQTVVRTADDLRAVIAEQDPDELARFGIVVEENMSEVETYSVGSLWVAGLEISYVGDQQETIDHKGRTVYGGTRLRCVRGGLDRLTHLGLEPEAVEAIRCAAVFDDAARRAYPTMVLTRRNYDVLAGRDAQGNRRVGVLEQSWRVGGATGAEVAALEAFAHGPDLDFVNTATVEVYGEAAIPPHAVTYFSGVDPVVGAMTKYAMRLM; via the coding sequence CTGGCGGCCCTGCTGCGCATTCCGCTCATCGCCCAGGTGGAGACGACGGACGATGTCGGACCGGATATCCTCCTGGTTCCCAGAGAGACGATCGTCGAGGGACCGGGTCCCACGATGACATTTTCGGCGACGACCCTGCTCGGAGGGCTCGTCCCTCACCCCTTCGTCGCGACCAAGGCGATCACCCATGGTCTGGTCCGGCCCGAGGCCACATGCCCGCAAGGATGGTCGAACGCGATGGCGGACCGGCTCGGCGACGCCGCGCTGAATGGCTATACGGCCTTCACCGCCGCCGACGCCATCGAAGCCGGTCTGAGGCTTCTCGAAGCCGGCCCAGCGCGGGTCAAGGATGTCAATGGCAAGGCGAGCCTCGGCCAGACGGTGGTGAGGACCGCCGACGACCTCCGGGCCGTCATCGCCGAACAGGATCCGGACGAACTTGCGCGGTTCGGCATCGTCGTCGAGGAGAATATGAGCGAGGTGGAGACCTACAGTGTCGGCAGTCTCTGGGTCGCGGGTCTGGAGATCAGCTACGTCGGCGATCAGCAGGAGACGATCGATCACAAGGGCCGCACAGTCTACGGCGGAACCCGTTTGCGCTGCGTCAGGGGCGGCCTCGACCGACTGACCCACCTCGGTCTGGAGCCTGAGGCCGTCGAGGCCATCCGATGCGCCGCAGTTTTCGACGACGCCGCACGACGCGCTTATCCGACCATGGTGCTCACCCGCCGCAACTATGATGTGCTTGCTGGCCGGGACGCTCAAGGCAATCGCCGCGTCGGCGTCCTCGAGCAATCCTGGCGCGTCGGTGGCGCCACCGGTGCCGAGGTCGCCGCGCTCGAAGCCTTCGCCCATGGGCCGGACCTCGATTTCGTCAACACCGCCACGGTCGAGGTCTATGGCGAGGCCGCCATCCCGCCGCACGCCGTCACCTATTTCAGCGGTGTCGATCCGGTCGTCGGCGCCATGACCAAATACGCGATGAGGTTGATGTGA
- a CDS encoding alpha/beta hydrolase family protein, whose product MKDQSDIQEGRVELAVEGQKLAGTLLKPDAPVPGFLFVHGWGGDQEEDLGHAEEIARLGCVCFTFDLRGHAGSDAGREEVTRQDGLNDVRTAYDFLASQPLINGDAIGVIGTSYGGYLSALLTQDRPVRWLALRVPALYPDADWDTPKALLNKDGVRAYREHIRAPGDNRALAACEAFEGDVLIVESGADDRIPTEVILSYQAAFKRASSFTHRIIPGASHALRDPADQRVYATILINWLEEMVRASRRSYR is encoded by the coding sequence GTGAAGGACCAGAGCGACATCCAGGAGGGCCGCGTCGAACTCGCCGTCGAGGGACAGAAGCTGGCCGGGACCCTGCTCAAGCCCGATGCGCCCGTCCCGGGGTTTCTGTTCGTCCACGGATGGGGCGGAGACCAGGAGGAGGACCTCGGCCACGCCGAGGAGATCGCCAGGCTCGGCTGCGTCTGCTTCACCTTCGATCTGCGCGGTCACGCCGGGAGCGACGCCGGTCGCGAGGAGGTCACGCGGCAGGACGGGCTCAACGACGTCCGGACGGCCTATGACTTCCTGGCGTCCCAGCCCCTCATCAACGGCGACGCCATCGGCGTGATCGGGACCAGCTACGGCGGATATCTCTCCGCCTTGCTGACCCAGGACAGGCCGGTGCGATGGCTGGCGCTTCGCGTGCCCGCCCTCTATCCGGACGCGGACTGGGACACGCCCAAGGCGCTCCTGAACAAGGACGGCGTCCGCGCCTACCGCGAACACATCCGCGCGCCTGGCGACAATCGGGCTCTGGCCGCCTGCGAGGCGTTCGAGGGGGACGTTCTGATCGTCGAGTCCGGCGCGGACGACCGGATTCCCACCGAGGTCATCCTGTCCTACCAGGCGGCGTTCAAGCGGGCGAGTTCCTTCACCCACCGGATCATTCCCGGCGCCTCGCACGCCCTGCGCGACCCGGCCGACCAGCGGGTCTATGCGACGATCCTGATCAACTGGCTCGAGGAGATGGTCCGGGCCAGCCGCCGGTCCTATCGGTGA
- a CDS encoding PAS domain-containing protein, whose translation MRQKDDWRLTDAVPHETGRGDPFAAAIRGTRMAMVITDPRQDDNPIVFVNKAFQTLTGYEREEIIGRNCRFLQGADTDPEAVRAIGDAIRAAEDIQIDILNYRKDGSSFWNALFLSPVRGEDGQVQFFFASQLDVSDRIEAHAEIAAQKASVDRLVAERTAELEAALEAKTLLLHEVDHRVKNNLTMIGSLLRLQARSLPDPQLRVTLNSMLERVDALATVHRRLYQSGDITRFDVGGLTETLTADVLGSTGRGKHRGVCRGRTHPGPVEPGLGHRPDHQRAPDQRHQACLCGRTTRTAGRQRGGRRRPRRHHRRGRRPGAGRRRRARSGPQPDRPVVAPGRRRHRMGFRRTRHARHRHLSDRGAMTTPQAPFNVLIVEDEALLAMDLEAMIEDCGHRVVADAMSLADVHALAGMAAPDIAFVDLHLADGSNGLDVCAWIRANWDGTAIVFVTANPDEIPSDFGGAHGVIPKPFSRHGLASAMRFIGEGISDPPPKSGQPASFIASPRIRELWAA comes from the coding sequence TTGAGACAGAAAGACGATTGGCGTCTGACCGACGCCGTGCCGCATGAGACGGGCCGGGGCGATCCGTTCGCGGCCGCGATCCGCGGCACGCGCATGGCCATGGTGATCACCGACCCGCGCCAGGACGACAACCCGATCGTCTTCGTCAACAAGGCGTTCCAGACCCTTACGGGCTATGAGCGTGAAGAGATCATCGGCCGCAATTGCCGGTTCCTGCAAGGCGCCGACACGGACCCGGAGGCCGTGCGGGCGATCGGCGATGCGATCCGGGCCGCCGAGGACATCCAGATCGACATCCTCAACTATCGCAAGGACGGATCCAGCTTCTGGAACGCCCTGTTCCTGAGCCCGGTCCGGGGCGAGGACGGCCAGGTCCAGTTCTTCTTCGCCTCCCAGCTCGACGTCTCGGACCGGATCGAGGCGCACGCGGAGATCGCCGCCCAGAAGGCGTCGGTCGATCGGCTGGTCGCCGAGCGCACCGCCGAACTGGAGGCCGCGCTCGAAGCCAAGACCCTGCTGCTGCACGAGGTCGATCATCGGGTGAAGAACAACCTCACCATGATCGGATCGCTGCTGAGGCTTCAGGCGCGGTCGCTGCCCGACCCCCAGCTTCGGGTCACCCTCAACTCGATGCTGGAGCGGGTGGACGCCTTGGCGACCGTGCACCGCCGCCTCTACCAGTCGGGCGACATCACCCGGTTCGATGTCGGCGGTCTGACGGAGACCCTCACCGCCGACGTTTTGGGGTCGACCGGGCGGGGGAAACATCGAGGCGTCTGTCGAGGTCGAACGCATCCTGGTCCCGTCGAACCAGGCCTCGGCCATCGGCCTGATCATCAACGAGCTCCTGACCAACGCCATCAAGCATGCCTATGCGGACGGACGACCCGGACGGCTGGCCGTCAGCGCGGCGGCCGACGGCGACCACGCCGTCATCACCGTCGAGGACGACGGCCCGGGGCGGGTCGACGCCGGCGCGCCCGGTCTGGGCCGCAACCTGATCGGCCGGTTGTCGCGCCAGGTCGGCGCCGTCACCGAATGGGCTTCCGTCGAACCCGGCACGCGCGCCACCGTCACCTTTCCGATCGAGGCGCCATGACGACCCCACAGGCCCCCTTCAACGTGCTGATCGTCGAGGATGAAGCCTTGCTCGCCATGGACCTCGAAGCCATGATCGAGGATTGCGGCCACCGGGTCGTCGCGGACGCCATGTCGCTGGCCGACGTCCACGCGCTCGCCGGCATGGCTGCGCCCGACATCGCCTTCGTCGATCTCCATCTCGCCGACGGGTCCAACGGCCTCGACGTCTGTGCCTGGATCCGCGCCAACTGGGACGGGACCGCGATCGTGTTCGTCACCGCCAACCCCGATGAGATCCCGTCGGACTTCGGCGGCGCGCACGGCGTGATCCCGAAGCCCTTCTCACGACATGGTCTGGCCTCCGCCATGCGCTTCATCGGCGAGGGGATCAGCGACCCGCCGCCAAAATCGGGGCAGCCGGCGAGCTTCATTGCGTCGCCACGGATCCGCGAGCTTTGGGCCGCCTGA
- a CDS encoding helix-turn-helix transcriptional regulator — MAFHVNGAPVESGGPADRLLSWDRVRDMTGISRSTAWRLSHAGAFPSRVSISPGRVGWWESELTAWKALRGSAQAIDPPGRMARKGLEPPMRPRLPGMARASPTRTAPPATATAQSAQPDLTPPAPAPVGFEAAQAANPAPDQIDFGF, encoded by the coding sequence ATGGCCTTCCATGTGAACGGCGCGCCCGTGGAGAGCGGCGGTCCCGCGGATCGCCTCCTGTCGTGGGACCGCGTGCGCGACATGACCGGCATCAGTCGCAGCACCGCCTGGCGTCTGAGCCATGCGGGCGCCTTTCCCTCGCGTGTGTCGATCTCGCCGGGACGGGTCGGGTGGTGGGAGAGTGAGCTGACCGCATGGAAGGCGTTGCGGGGCTCTGCGCAGGCGATCGATCCTCCCGGCCGGATGGCGCGCAAGGGGCTCGAGCCGCCGATGCGGCCCCGGCTTCCCGGGATGGCGAGGGCCTCGCCGACACGGACCGCGCCGCCGGCGACGGCGACGGCCCAATCGGCCCAACCGGATCTCACGCCTCCCGCTCCGGCGCCTGTCGGGTTCGAGGCCGCGCAGGCGGCGAACCCCGCCCCCGACCAGATCGACTTCGGGTTCTGA
- a CDS encoding lytic transglycosylase domain-containing protein, which translates to MVRTLLLAGLVLALAAPARAQTVDWRGAGGDLFGAPAPEPHRTETAENPDPVRVAPPAQPWREAVEAAARDYGLDPKLLHALIVTESAYRPDVCSPAGACGLAQLMPATALDLGVKNRLDPVENLRGGADYLARQMVRFGDVRLALAAYNAGPARVARVGRVPDIAETRQYVATVIECYLALSAGRTIASARQCGRGEERP; encoded by the coding sequence ATGGTGAGGACGCTCCTTCTGGCGGGGCTGGTGCTGGCCCTCGCGGCCCCCGCCCGGGCGCAAACGGTCGACTGGCGCGGGGCGGGCGGCGACCTTTTCGGCGCCCCTGCGCCGGAGCCGCACCGGACCGAAACCGCGGAGAACCCGGATCCGGTCCGGGTTGCGCCGCCCGCCCAGCCCTGGCGGGAGGCGGTGGAGGCGGCGGCGCGCGACTACGGCCTCGACCCCAAGCTTCTTCACGCCCTCATCGTGACCGAAAGCGCCTATCGGCCGGATGTCTGTTCGCCCGCCGGCGCCTGCGGCCTGGCCCAGCTCATGCCGGCGACCGCGCTCGACCTGGGTGTGAAGAACCGCCTCGATCCGGTTGAAAACCTGAGGGGAGGGGCCGACTACCTCGCCCGGCAGATGGTTCGCTTCGGAGACGTGCGCCTGGCTCTCGCCGCCTACAACGCGGGCCCCGCCCGGGTCGCCCGGGTCGGACGCGTTCCCGACATCGCAGAGACCCGGCAATATGTCGCCACCGTGATCGAATGCTATCTGGCGCTCTCGGCGGGTCGGACGATCGCCAGCGCGCGCCAGTGCGGGCGTGGGGAGGAGCGCCCGTGA
- a CDS encoding S26 family signal peptidase, translating to MTSPLATRTRWAALGVPVVLLGCLALIAGETPALALVNESPSLPRGLYVRQPGAALERGAIVAIPQPAMARAYLADLGMPAEVLLIKRVAAIGGDRVCRDGARLTVSQRVAAVLEADRRGRRLPSWSGCRRLKPDELFVLGDTPSSFDSRYFGPVSAGQVTGIFRETVTW from the coding sequence ATGACTTCGCCCCTCGCCACCCGAACCCGATGGGCAGCGCTCGGGGTCCCGGTCGTCCTGCTCGGTTGCCTCGCCCTCATCGCCGGGGAGACACCGGCCCTTGCCCTGGTCAATGAGAGCCCGAGCCTGCCGCGCGGTCTCTACGTCCGCCAACCGGGCGCGGCGCTGGAGCGCGGCGCGATCGTCGCCATCCCCCAGCCGGCGATGGCGCGCGCCTACCTCGCCGATCTCGGCATGCCGGCCGAGGTCCTGCTGATCAAGCGCGTCGCGGCGATCGGCGGAGACCGCGTCTGCCGGGACGGCGCCCGGCTGACCGTGTCGCAACGCGTCGCCGCCGTTCTGGAGGCGGACCGCCGCGGACGGCGGCTGCCGTCCTGGTCCGGCTGCCGACGGCTGAAGCCGGACGAGCTGTTCGTGCTGGGCGACACCCCGTCGAGTTTCGACAGCCGCTATTTTGGACCCGTGTCGGCCGGTCAGGTCACCGGTATCTTCAGGGAGACGGTGACATGGTGA
- a CDS encoding TrbI/VirB10 family protein produces MPAALLTAVDTARAGPVIATVTQNVFDTVSGRHLLIPQGARLIGRSEGESAYGDRRAFLTWERLILPNGKSLILTSEAGVDAQGAIGVRGQVDRRLLPLLVGTLFAGAITTLGQVARDGSDGGGLLGDAGDAAAIEGARVGGRLIDRELQVRPSIRLRAGAPVRVLITRDLILEPYRP; encoded by the coding sequence GTGCCTGCCGCCCTGCTGACGGCGGTGGATACGGCGCGCGCCGGACCGGTGATCGCCACGGTGACCCAGAACGTCTTCGACACGGTCAGCGGCCGTCACCTGCTCATCCCGCAGGGGGCGCGACTGATCGGCAGGTCCGAGGGCGAGAGCGCCTATGGCGACCGGCGGGCGTTTCTGACGTGGGAGCGGCTCATCCTGCCCAACGGCAAGAGCCTGATCCTGACGTCGGAGGCGGGCGTCGACGCCCAGGGCGCGATCGGCGTGCGCGGCCAGGTCGACCGCCGGCTCTTGCCTCTGCTTGTCGGGACCCTCTTCGCCGGCGCCATCACCACCCTCGGTCAGGTGGCGCGCGACGGCTCGGACGGCGGCGGCCTGCTCGGCGACGCGGGCGACGCCGCCGCCATAGAGGGCGCCCGGGTCGGCGGGCGTCTCATCGATCGCGAACTGCAGGTCCGGCCGTCGATCCGGCTGCGCGCCGGCGCGCCCGTCCGGGTGTTGATCACCCGGGACCTGATCCTGGAGCCCTACCGGCCATGA